The Prosthecobacter fusiformis region CGTGTTTGAGCACGCCAAAGGCGACCCGGATGATTTTGTGCATGATGGCTCCTAGGGCGCACATCTTCGGCTTGCCGCGCTCCACAAAGGCTTGGTAGCTGGCATGGAAGGCATTGGTGGCGCGTTTCACCGCTTGCAGCGCTGCCATGTAAAGCATCTTGCGCAGTATGGCGCTGCCCTCTTTGGTCATGTGCCCGCGCCGGTTCACACTCGTGCCTGACTGGCTCAAGGCAGGTGTCAGTCCGGCAAAGGCGGCCACCTCGCGAGCTCGGCCAAAGGCG contains the following coding sequences:
- a CDS encoding transposase, translating into AFGRAREVAAFAGLTPALSQSGTSVNRRGHMTKEGSAILRKMLYMAALQAVKRATNAFHASYQAFVERGKPKMCALGAIMHKIIRVAFGVLKHDTPFVKNFAKLEA